CCCACACCTCGGCTACGTGCTCACCGCGGGCCTGAAAGAGTTGGGCCATACCTGCGATGTGATCGTGGTGTGGATGGGTCGCGACCACGAGCGCGATGGTGGCGTCCGCCGGGTTGGCGAATGAAATGAGGCCCACCTGTTCCAGCGTGTCGAGAAGATCGATGACCTTGTCGGTGACACCGGCATCGACGACGATCACCCGGCGGATGCCGTCGGGTCCCAGGGGCAACACAATCACTTGAGCGTCGGCATCTCCGACGCTCAGGCAGAAGTAGACGAGGTCATTGTCTCGGACCGCATCGACGAAGTCGGCCGCGGTCAGTCGGTGGTCCTCCAGCGGCAGCGGTTTCATCGAGGCCCGCTCAGATCGTCGGACGGGCCGTCGCCGGCCCCCCTGGCATTTGGGCGACCTGTTCTGTCACACCCGAATATTCGTCGTCGGCGGCGAGGGTCATGTCATCCACCGGCGGCCGGACCTCGCCCAGCGCTGCCACGGCGACGGCGACCTTGGCCATCGTCCGCGCCTGCGAGGTGATGTCTCGCAGAGCTTCCCAGTCGCTCGGCGACTCCGCAGAGAAACCGTGCACCCAGAATGTGTCGCCGATCCGTAAGGGCCGCAGCATATCTCCGGCCTGGGAGCGGAGCCTGTCGACGACAGCCTGGAGATCATCGGCGTCGAACCAGGCGGCTTCGGGCTGGTCCGGAAACCGGAGCCCGAACTCGTCGACAACAGGCCATGCAGCGAAGACGACCCCGATGGTGTTCCCGACCCGCTCGTCAACGGTCACATAACGATCCGCCTCCGACGGCGGGGTCAACGGCGGCGGCGCGGCCAGACCCTCCGGTCTCTCGACCGTCTCGCCCTCGCCCGGGTGCCAGAGTTGAGCCGGCTCCCGGCGGACGGGTTCTGAAACCTCCACCCGCTGCTGAATCACCATCAGCCACCCCCGCTGTCGGTAATAGGATTATCCGCAGTACCGGCGCTACATATCGCCTCGAATCGTCCCAGGGGAGCGGGAGGTTGCGCAATGCCGGGTGCGTACGAGAAACACTTTGTGGCATCGAAAGACGGCACGAAGTTGGGCTTTCGTCAGCTCGGTCACGGCCCCGGCATAGTGCTGCAGCATGGCGGAGCGCTGGGCTCTCAGCACTACATGAAACTGGCAGGCGCTCTTGCTGAAGAGTTCACCGTCTACCTGCCCGACCGGCGCGGCCGCGGGATGAGCGGACCGTACGGTCCGCACTACTGCATCGAACGTGAGGACGAAGACCTCGCAGCCATCATCGCCGCCACCGGCGCGGAGAATGTCTTCGGCGCCGCTGACGGTGGCCTGTTCGCGCTACATGCCTCGATGTCCGTTCCGGCGATACGCAAAGTCGCTGTCTTCGAACCGGTCCTGTTCGTCGGACAGCCGGACCTCGACAAGTTCAAGACCACCATCGACCGTGGGCAGCGTCTCGTGGACAGCGGCGACATCGCCGACGCGATGGCGAGTCTGGCCAAGGGTGCCGCCGACGGCGACCCCCGGGTACAGCAGGTCGCCGCGCCGCTTCGTCTGTTGGGCACGATCATGACTCAGCCGCTGATCTGCCGGGCGATCCTGTGGGCCGACGCCAAGAGGGTCACCGGCGACGACGCCTCGCTGCGTGACTTGATCATCGCGTGGAAAGAGGAGTTGAACGTCGTCAAGTCGACCGAAGGCACCCTCGACGACTACCAGAACGTGACCGCCGACGTTCTACTTCTCTGCGGCACAGGCGCTCCCACACTTTTCACCGGCACCCTCGACGCGTTGCAAAGCGTGTTGCCCGCGGCGACGCGCATCGAACTTCCGGGGCTCAATCACGGCGGCGCACAAGATTCCGGCGGCAA
The sequence above is drawn from the Mycobacterium gallinarum genome and encodes:
- a CDS encoding alpha/beta fold hydrolase, translating into MASKDGTKLGFRQLGHGPGIVLQHGGALGSQHYMKLAGALAEEFTVYLPDRRGRGMSGPYGPHYCIEREDEDLAAIIAATGAENVFGAADGGLFALHASMSVPAIRKVAVFEPVLFVGQPDLDKFKTTIDRGQRLVDSGDIADAMASLAKGAADGDPRVQQVAAPLRLLGTIMTQPLICRAILWADAKRVTGDDASLRDLIIAWKEELNVVKSTEGTLDDYQNVTADVLLLCGTGAPTLFTGTLDALQSVLPAATRIELPGLNHGGAQDSGGNPRVIADQLRRFFA